One Flavobacterium sp. 90 DNA segment encodes these proteins:
- a CDS encoding DUF445 domain-containing protein has translation METSIDQENIFKKKALNKMKGNALSLLGVAVLLFIIAIYFKIPMLQAFSEAAMVGGIADWFAVVALFRHPLGIPIWHTAIIPTKKNEIGENLGNFVSEEFLNREKLEVKIEEFNFATKASEWLSLDENANKIANLVVLNIIPGVLKTIKDEDIKRFIQIQFKEKLEGINFGEWVALALEPLQKGNVKDELLTNLLNVMSTELTNNKDLIRKKVKESTPFLSFGLADKSITEGVFNGLADFLNEAKHPGSAIRIKIDEYVYDFLDKVKNSEEMRIKINNMILSFAGKKEVQDYINGIWDEIKLSITNDLEKGEESSIKKNISGLIQGFGNGIKEDPVMIDKIDNFIKNDLLSILLNNKKVIGDLISSTVKSWDGKEVSEKLELEIGKDLQYIRINGTLVGGLIGIVIYCVEWTYHYFIN, from the coding sequence ATGGAAACGTCTATAGATCAAGAAAATATATTCAAAAAGAAAGCTTTAAATAAAATGAAAGGGAATGCTTTATCACTTTTAGGTGTTGCGGTACTTTTATTTATAATCGCTATTTATTTTAAAATTCCAATGCTGCAGGCTTTTAGCGAAGCGGCAATGGTTGGAGGAATCGCCGATTGGTTTGCGGTTGTAGCTTTATTTCGTCATCCGTTGGGAATCCCAATTTGGCATACGGCGATTATTCCGACGAAGAAAAATGAGATTGGTGAAAATCTGGGAAATTTTGTTTCGGAAGAATTTCTAAATCGCGAAAAACTGGAAGTTAAAATAGAGGAATTCAACTTTGCTACAAAAGCTTCAGAATGGCTTTCGCTTGACGAAAATGCGAATAAAATTGCCAATTTGGTTGTCTTGAATATTATTCCCGGAGTTTTAAAAACAATAAAAGATGAAGATATAAAGCGCTTTATCCAAATTCAATTTAAGGAAAAACTCGAAGGAATTAATTTTGGAGAATGGGTTGCGCTTGCTTTAGAACCTTTGCAGAAAGGAAATGTAAAAGACGAATTGCTAACTAATCTTCTGAATGTGATGAGCACGGAACTTACAAACAATAAAGATTTAATTCGGAAAAAAGTAAAAGAATCAACGCCATTTTTGAGTTTTGGCTTAGCCGATAAAAGCATTACAGAAGGTGTTTTTAATGGTTTAGCCGATTTTTTAAATGAAGCTAAACATCCTGGAAGCGCCATCAGAATTAAGATTGACGAATATGTTTATGACTTTCTGGATAAGGTGAAAAACTCAGAAGAAATGAGAATCAAAATCAATAATATGATTCTGAGTTTTGCCGGTAAAAAAGAAGTTCAGGATTATATCAACGGAATTTGGGACGAAATAAAATTGTCAATTACCAATGATTTAGAAAAAGGCGAGGAATCTTCGATTAAGAAAAATATTTCAGGCTTAATTCAAGGTTTTGGAAACGGAATAAAAGAAGATCCTGTAATGATTGATAAGATCGATAATTTTATCAAAAATGATTTACTTTCGATTCTTTTGAACAATAAAAAAGTAATTGGAGATTTGATTTCTTCCACCGTAAAAAGCTGGGACGGAAAAGAGGTTTCTGAAAAATTAGAACTCGAAATCGGGAAAGATCTGCAATACATCAGAATCAATGGAACTCTCGTTGGCGGACTTATAGGAATCGTAATCTATTGTGTCGAATGGACATACCATTATTTTATTAATTAA
- the apaG gene encoding Co2+/Mg2+ efflux protein ApaG: MVSQITRGIKISVLTSFEGTYFKNYKIHFAFSYVVTIENHSKDSVQLTSRHWEIFDSLNDLEVVDGEGVIGKKPVLKPGENHTYSSGCLLSSPYGAMKGHFNMINFTTTKTFKVIVPTFRMCAPFALN, translated from the coding sequence ATGGTTTCTCAAATTACAAGAGGCATAAAAATATCTGTTTTGACTAGTTTTGAAGGTACTTACTTCAAAAACTACAAGATTCATTTTGCCTTTAGTTATGTTGTTACAATCGAAAATCACAGTAAAGATTCTGTTCAGTTAACATCTCGTCACTGGGAGATTTTTGACTCTTTAAACGACTTAGAAGTTGTTGACGGAGAAGGCGTTATTGGAAAAAAACCGGTTTTAAAACCCGGAGAAAATCACACTTACAGCTCTGGTTGTTTACTATCATCGCCTTATGGCGCTATGAAAGGTCATTTTAATATGATCAATTTTACGACTACAAAAACATTCAAAGTTATTGTTCCTACTTTTAGAATGTGTGCTCCGTTTGCTTTAAACTAA
- a CDS encoding TolC family protein, giving the protein MKQILIAFLFVSCTVFGQQTISKELTYNEFLGYVKKYHPLVKSANLEVSEAQANLMMARGGFDPKIEVDFSKKQFKDKEYYSILNSSFKIPTWYGIELKAGFDNNEGYYLNPENTTPNAGLTSFGISVPLGQGLFINQRMADLRKAKIQIKLSESERKLQAVSVLYDASLAYFNWKKNFEEMKLYENYNNNAVIRLEGIKSLIIQGDKPAIDSIEAGIIVKNRALSLEDSKLKLTKAKLELSNFMWLENNIPLEISDDLVPEAALESTLQETLKTNDLLQGDFSLATHPKLNAMQNKIDMLTVDKDLKKNMLLPKINIGYSYLSEPAYIDNYRFDDYKIGLEFYFPLFLRKERGSLKLAKYKLQENQFALALEKTQLANKITAQKTEILSLVKQKKLAKDLVDNNMTMLNSEERLFTFGESSLFLINTRENNLVSAKLAAIALENRFYISNSELFKIMANPD; this is encoded by the coding sequence ATGAAACAAATACTTATAGCTTTTCTTTTTGTGAGTTGCACCGTTTTCGGTCAGCAAACCATTTCTAAGGAACTTACTTATAATGAGTTTCTTGGATATGTAAAAAAATATCATCCATTGGTAAAAAGTGCTAATCTGGAAGTAAGCGAAGCACAAGCCAATTTGATGATGGCAAGAGGTGGTTTTGATCCAAAGATTGAAGTTGATTTTAGTAAAAAACAATTCAAAGACAAAGAATATTATTCGATTCTAAACAGTAGTTTCAAAATCCCAACCTGGTACGGAATTGAGCTAAAAGCCGGATTTGACAATAACGAAGGTTATTATCTTAATCCCGAAAATACAACTCCAAATGCAGGTTTAACTTCATTTGGAATCAGTGTTCCGCTTGGTCAGGGATTGTTTATTAACCAAAGAATGGCAGATCTTCGCAAAGCCAAAATCCAGATAAAACTAAGTGAATCTGAAAGAAAACTTCAGGCTGTGAGCGTTTTATATGATGCTTCACTTGCTTATTTTAATTGGAAGAAGAATTTTGAAGAAATGAAGCTTTACGAAAATTACAACAACAACGCTGTAATCCGTTTAGAAGGAATAAAATCCTTAATTATTCAAGGCGACAAACCTGCGATAGATAGTATTGAAGCCGGAATTATTGTAAAAAACAGAGCTTTAAGTCTTGAAGATTCTAAACTGAAACTTACAAAAGCAAAACTGGAATTGTCAAATTTTATGTGGCTTGAAAACAATATTCCGTTAGAGATTTCAGATGATCTTGTTCCCGAAGCAGCGCTCGAATCTACATTGCAGGAAACTTTAAAAACAAACGATTTATTGCAGGGAGATTTTAGCTTAGCTACACATCCAAAATTAAACGCGATGCAAAATAAAATAGATATGCTGACGGTTGATAAAGATCTTAAAAAGAATATGTTATTGCCTAAAATAAACATTGGTTATTCCTATTTGTCTGAACCTGCTTATATTGACAATTATCGCTTTGACGATTACAAAATTGGACTGGAATTTTACTTTCCATTATTTCTGCGAAAAGAACGCGGAAGTTTGAAATTGGCAAAATACAAGCTTCAGGAAAATCAATTTGCTTTGGCTTTAGAGAAAACACAATTAGCAAACAAAATAACGGCTCAAAAAACAGAAATTCTTTCGCTTGTAAAACAGAAAAAACTAGCCAAAGATTTAGTCGACAATAATATGACGATGCTAAACTCTGAGGAACGTTTATTCACTTTTGGAGAAAGTTCTTTGTTCCTGATTAATACTCGGGAGAATAATTTAGTAAGCGCAAAATTAGCTGCGATCGCTCTCGAAAACAGATTTTATATCTCCAATTCAGAGTTATTCAAAATCATGGCAAATCCTGATTGA
- a CDS encoding DUF5103 domain-containing protein → MPKFLFRNLLLLFIFTSATAQEVQTEVVPPYNIKTVSFVQNGNNVVPIFQLGDTFQFQFDDLFGNEANYYFEVVHCDYNWIPTDIPKTDYISGFDNQRITDYVNSFNTLQVYSHYRLPFPNQFTSQLRISGNYILKILNEDREVVFSRKFILYEEHSTVTAQVKRSRDVTNIDYKQNLDFAVLSNDIVFQTPLQNIKILLLQNGNFNTAIKNIPPQYTIGNQLVYKYNKETQFWGGNEFLYFENKDIRAGSNNVAKVGANNDIYNSYLYTNLARANQIYTLNQDVNGNFVVKNINASNNEIEADYAWVYFSLSAPTFRSSSKDIYITGMFNNYSLSPEYKMDYNAEKGLFEKAVMIKQGFTNFQYTIADKKGVIDNENAIDGNFYQTENEYTILVYYKETSDRYQRVIGKGNANSINIIN, encoded by the coding sequence ATGCCAAAATTTTTATTTAGAAATCTCCTCTTACTTTTCATTTTTACTTCGGCGACAGCGCAGGAAGTACAAACAGAAGTAGTTCCTCCATACAATATCAAAACCGTTTCATTTGTTCAGAATGGTAATAATGTTGTTCCGATATTTCAATTGGGCGATACATTTCAATTTCAATTTGATGATTTATTTGGCAATGAAGCGAATTATTACTTTGAAGTCGTGCATTGTGATTACAATTGGATTCCAACTGATATTCCTAAAACAGATTATATTAGTGGTTTCGACAATCAACGAATTACTGATTATGTAAATTCATTTAATACACTTCAGGTTTATTCTCATTATCGACTTCCTTTTCCAAACCAGTTTACTAGTCAGTTACGAATTTCAGGAAACTATATTTTGAAGATTCTTAACGAAGACAGAGAAGTTGTTTTTTCCAGAAAGTTTATCCTGTATGAAGAGCATTCTACTGTTACGGCTCAGGTAAAAAGAAGCCGCGATGTTACTAATATAGATTATAAACAAAACTTGGATTTTGCAGTTTTATCAAATGATATTGTTTTTCAAACTCCATTGCAAAACATAAAAATTCTTTTGTTACAAAACGGAAATTTCAATACTGCTATAAAAAATATTCCGCCACAATACACGATTGGAAATCAATTGGTTTACAAATACAATAAGGAAACTCAATTTTGGGGCGGAAATGAGTTTTTATATTTTGAAAATAAAGACATTCGCGCAGGAAGTAATAATGTTGCAAAAGTTGGCGCAAACAATGACATATACAACTCTTATTTGTATACAAATTTGGCACGCGCCAATCAGATTTATACTTTGAATCAGGATGTGAACGGGAATTTTGTTGTAAAAAACATCAATGCTTCTAATAACGAAATCGAAGCTGATTATGCGTGGGTTTATTTCAGCTTGTCTGCTCCCACTTTCAGATCCTCAAGCAAAGACATTTATATTACAGGAATGTTCAATAATTACAGCCTTTCACCAGAATATAAAATGGACTATAATGCAGAGAAAGGACTTTTTGAAAAAGCAGTTATGATTAAGCAGGGTTTTACTAATTTTCAATACACAATTGCCGATAAAAAAGGTGTTATTGACAATGAAAATGCTATTGATGGAAATTTTTATCAAACTGAAAATGAGTACACCATATTAGTTTATTATAAAGAAACCTCAGATCGCTATCAAAGAGTTATCGGAAAAGGAAATGCGAACTCAATAAACATCATAAATTAA
- a CDS encoding GxxExxY protein codes for MEYEFQKNKIPYSRELKYNIAYKDIILSSYYFADFVVFDQIILELKAIMTLSSSEIKQTLNYLAASKNKLGLLVNFGEDSLKYKRIIL; via the coding sequence TTGGAATATGAATTTCAAAAGAATAAAATTCCTTATAGTCGGGAATTGAAATACAATATCGCTTACAAAGACATAATTTTATCTAGTTATTACTTTGCTGATTTTGTAGTTTTTGACCAAATTATTTTGGAATTAAAAGCAATCATGACACTCTCAAGTAGTGAAATAAAACAAACATTAAATTACTTGGCTGCTTCAAAAAACAAACTGGGATTGCTGGTTAATTTTGGAGAAGACAGTCTAAAATATAAAAGAATAATACTTTAA
- a CDS encoding class I SAM-dependent methyltransferase translates to MKKLFKLVLNTIPRPLLIRLSYVARPVLAFSLRGDKFTDPIDGRSFKSFLPYGYGKQRNNVLSPSTLSLERHRLLWLYLNDQTDFFTAPKKVLHFAPEQAFYKRFRKQKNLDYTTTDLFSPLADVKADICNLPFKDNEYDVILCNHVLEHIPDDTKAMRELYRVLKPGGMAILQIPQDLNREVTFADDTITDQKERAKIFGQYDHVRIYGRDYFDKLRSIGFIVIEEDYTNKISPELVEKYCLAKGEIIPLCFKQEN, encoded by the coding sequence GTGAAAAAACTTTTTAAATTAGTTTTAAATACAATTCCAAGACCATTGTTAATTCGTTTGAGTTATGTGGCACGTCCAGTTTTAGCTTTCTCATTAAGAGGAGATAAATTTACAGATCCTATCGATGGCAGAAGCTTTAAATCGTTTTTGCCTTACGGATACGGAAAACAACGTAATAATGTGCTTTCGCCAAGTACGCTTTCTCTGGAAAGACACCGTTTGCTTTGGTTGTATTTAAACGATCAGACTGATTTTTTTACAGCACCAAAAAAAGTACTTCATTTTGCTCCGGAACAAGCTTTTTATAAAAGATTCCGTAAGCAGAAAAATCTAGATTACACAACAACTGATTTATTTTCGCCTTTGGCAGATGTAAAAGCAGACATTTGCAATTTGCCTTTTAAAGACAATGAATACGATGTTATTTTGTGTAATCACGTTTTAGAACATATTCCGGATGACACAAAAGCGATGCGTGAATTATATCGCGTTTTAAAACCAGGCGGAATGGCGATTTTACAAATTCCACAGGATTTAAATCGTGAAGTTACTTTTGCCGACGATACTATTACAGATCAAAAAGAGCGTGCGAAAATTTTTGGACAATACGATCACGTTCGTATTTATGGACGCGATTATTTTGACAAATTAAGAAGCATCGGTTTCATCGTAATCGAAGAAGATTATACTAATAAAATTTCTCCTGAATTGGTAGAAAAATACTGTTTGGCAAAAGGCGAAATTATTCCGCTTTGCTTTAAACAGGAAAACTAA
- the map gene encoding type I methionyl aminopeptidase, with translation MIIQKSREEIELMRESALIVSKTLGMIASEIKEGVTTLYLDKLAEEFIRDHGAVPSFLGLYDFPNSLCMSPNSQVVHGIPNNTPLQSGDVISVDCGAFKNGYHGDHAYSFEIGEVAPEVKKLLQVTKESLYVGIREFKAGNRVEDVGNAIQKYTESHGYGVVRELVGHGLGQKMHEEPEMPNYGKRGRGKLFVEGMVVAIEPMINMGTRNIKQHKDGWTITTADGKASAHFEHDVALIDGKPELLSTFQYIYKALGIESNEEDEFRKVPLVL, from the coding sequence ATGATTATCCAAAAAAGTAGAGAGGAAATTGAATTAATGCGCGAAAGTGCTTTGATCGTATCGAAAACATTAGGAATGATTGCTTCTGAAATTAAAGAAGGAGTTACCACATTATACCTTGACAAATTAGCTGAGGAATTTATCCGTGATCACGGTGCGGTTCCTAGTTTCTTGGGATTGTATGATTTTCCGAATTCACTTTGTATGAGTCCAAACTCTCAGGTTGTACACGGAATCCCGAATAATACTCCATTGCAAAGTGGTGATGTTATTTCGGTAGATTGTGGTGCATTCAAAAATGGATATCACGGTGATCATGCTTATAGTTTTGAAATTGGAGAAGTTGCTCCCGAAGTTAAAAAACTTCTACAAGTAACTAAAGAATCTCTTTATGTAGGAATTAGAGAATTTAAAGCTGGAAATCGCGTTGAAGATGTTGGAAACGCAATTCAAAAATATACTGAATCTCACGGTTATGGAGTTGTTCGCGAATTAGTTGGTCACGGTTTAGGGCAAAAAATGCACGAAGAACCAGAAATGCCAAACTACGGAAAACGTGGTCGCGGTAAACTTTTTGTTGAAGGAATGGTTGTTGCAATTGAGCCAATGATCAACATGGGAACAAGAAACATAAAACAACATAAAGACGGCTGGACAATTACAACTGCTGACGGAAAAGCAAGTGCGCATTTCGAACACGACGTAGCTTTAATCGATGGAAAACCAGAGTTATTATCAACTTTCCAATACATCTATAAAGCTCTTGGAATCGAAAGCAATGAAGAAGACGAATTCAGAAAAGTGCCGTTAGTTCTATAA
- the pruA gene encoding L-glutamate gamma-semialdehyde dehydrogenase: protein MLKGFFHVPKAVNEPVKGYAPNSPEKAAVQAAYTTMWNSKIDVPLYIGSEEIRTGNTRTMSAPHDHKHIVGTYHLAEKQHIEKAIANALESRKAWANMAWEQRAAIFLKAAELIAGPYRARINAATMIGQSKNIHQAEIDASCELIDFLRYNVEFMTQIYNDQPKSDSSVWNRLEYRPLEGFVYAITPFNFTAIAANLPASAAMMGNVVIWKPSDSQVFSTQIIIEVFKEAGVPDGVINVVFGDALMITDTVLASRDFAGVHFTGSTHVFKDIWAKIGANIHNYKTYPRIVGETGGKDFIIAHPSANVKQVTTGITRGAFEFQGQKCSAASRAYIPQSLWPAVKEQLIADVKSMKMGSPEDFGNFITAVIHEGSFDKLASYIDQAKKDADAEIIVGGNYDKSVGYFIEPTVIVTTNPKYTTMETELFGPVITIYVYEDAKWEETLELVDTTSEYALTGAVFSQDRYAIEVATTKLQNAAGNFYINDKPTGAVVGMQPFGGARASGTNDKAGSALNLLRWASPRTIKETFVTPEDYRYPFLG, encoded by the coding sequence ATGCTAAAAGGATTCTTTCATGTACCAAAAGCGGTAAACGAACCGGTAAAAGGCTACGCACCTAACTCACCAGAAAAAGCAGCTGTTCAGGCAGCTTATACCACAATGTGGAATTCTAAAATTGACGTTCCTTTATATATTGGAAGCGAAGAAATCAGAACTGGAAATACAAGAACAATGTCAGCTCCACACGATCACAAACATATCGTAGGAACTTATCATTTAGCTGAAAAACAACATATAGAAAAAGCAATTGCTAATGCACTTGAATCAAGAAAAGCATGGGCAAATATGGCATGGGAACAACGTGCTGCTATTTTCTTAAAAGCTGCTGAACTTATTGCAGGTCCATACAGAGCGCGTATTAATGCAGCTACAATGATTGGACAATCTAAAAATATTCATCAGGCAGAAATCGATGCTTCTTGCGAATTGATTGACTTTTTACGTTACAACGTAGAATTCATGACGCAAATTTATAACGATCAGCCAAAATCAGATTCTTCTGTTTGGAATCGTTTAGAATACAGACCTCTTGAAGGTTTTGTTTATGCTATTACTCCTTTTAACTTTACTGCTATTGCTGCAAATCTTCCTGCAAGTGCTGCAATGATGGGTAACGTTGTAATCTGGAAACCAAGTGATAGTCAGGTTTTCTCTACACAAATTATCATCGAAGTTTTCAAAGAAGCTGGTGTTCCTGATGGAGTTATCAACGTTGTTTTTGGAGATGCTTTAATGATTACTGATACAGTTTTAGCAAGTCGTGATTTCGCTGGAGTTCACTTTACTGGATCAACTCATGTATTTAAAGATATCTGGGCTAAAATTGGTGCAAATATTCACAATTACAAAACATACCCAAGAATCGTTGGAGAAACTGGTGGTAAAGATTTTATCATTGCACACCCAAGCGCTAACGTAAAACAAGTGACTACGGGAATTACTCGTGGTGCATTTGAATTTCAAGGGCAAAAATGTTCTGCAGCTTCAAGAGCTTATATTCCACAAAGTTTATGGCCTGCTGTAAAAGAGCAATTAATTGCTGATGTAAAATCAATGAAAATGGGTTCTCCGGAAGATTTCGGAAACTTTATTACTGCGGTTATTCACGAAGGTTCTTTTGACAAATTAGCAAGTTATATCGATCAGGCTAAAAAAGACGCTGATGCTGAAATCATCGTTGGAGGAAACTACGATAAATCAGTTGGATACTTTATTGAGCCAACGGTTATTGTAACTACAAACCCAAAATACACTACAATGGAAACCGAATTATTCGGACCAGTTATTACTATTTATGTGTATGAAGATGCAAAATGGGAAGAAACTTTAGAATTAGTTGATACTACTTCTGAGTATGCTTTGACTGGAGCTGTATTTAGCCAGGATCGTTACGCTATTGAAGTAGCAACTACGAAATTGCAAAATGCTGCTGGTAACTTCTACATCAATGATAAACCAACGGGAGCTGTTGTAGGAATGCAACCTTTTGGTGGAGCAAGAGCTTCAGGAACTAACGATAAAGCTGGTTCTGCATTGAACTTATTACGTTGGGCTTCTCCTAGAACTATCAAAGAAACTTTTGTAACTCCAGAAGATTACAGATACCCTTTCTTAGGATAA
- a CDS encoding DEAD/DEAH box helicase, whose protein sequence is MEPTKPYQFCFDISFEKNLNVYIPTAYIIENTDDIKYLEKKASADVLESFGVLFENLDSNTKKILTACDSLKSEFIFKKFSAKIKSAKTISDLQKDSKIEFAIRQHLKFNLESFYNLIVKEQFPLSANMSAEKDFYRWRVDTNPLEFEPQIQFDKHTEGITYTLALKENETSFLPMNKSIDILLDEPGWLIIDKKLGRLKELNAKKLSPFLKKKSIEIPSKLVDNYFKNFIPEIAKKIDIEATGFEIELRDKIISCTIQPVYDFFKNCYYLNLYFEYNGYLFDASKTKKTHTFVDFSVANEPKIIQFKRNSDETLYTDKLKEIGLIKIKNELFGLNSDSEIQDPYSNVQFVINRKEDLESLGFTIHNLKLESREIISENHTVTTSKGETKEDWFDIKIIISIGSYTINFSEIILNIKSKERLFLLPDGNYFLIPLEWLSKYSSLAKLAKTENGNLLLRKTNFAALDAIPEIKNDLNPIQKAEYVASDLLKATLRPYQIDGVKWLLGHFNSNLGACLSDDMGLGKTLQTLAVLVAVQEQLGFTTKTTNFDLFANETTIEREPLKTLIVLPSSLVFNWYNEAAKFTPHFSKMQYVGNDRKLLASRLETSDLIFTSYSIVHRDISILEKYNFRYLILDESQYIKNKDSKIFKAINKINTNHKIALSGTPIENSLDDLWSQMQFINPDILGSYNFFAENFKIPIEKKQDENSLSELKNLIQPYILRRTKEQVLKDLPELTEQIYYCDMDPEQEKLYEKEKSKARNFLLKTDGSGPDKINIINTLMKLRQLSNHPKMVDQESEIDSGKYIAVTNYLETLVKEKQKTIIFSSFVTNLNFYTDWCKENKIGFCQITGETPAKKREQQVNLFQEKEEPLLFFISLKAGGVGLNITKASYVLFLDPWWNPFAEKQGVGRAHRIGQLNKVNVVRFISKNTVEEKIIKLQENKKLLSDSLLEESYINDEIEVNLEYILGS, encoded by the coding sequence TTGGAACCTACAAAACCTTATCAATTTTGCTTTGACATCAGTTTTGAAAAAAATTTGAATGTTTATATCCCAACTGCATATATCATTGAGAATACCGATGATATTAAATATCTAGAAAAAAAAGCGAGTGCAGATGTACTTGAAAGTTTTGGAGTTCTTTTTGAGAATTTAGATTCCAATACAAAAAAGATCCTGACGGCTTGCGACTCTTTAAAATCTGAATTTATTTTCAAGAAATTCAGCGCCAAAATCAAATCGGCTAAAACAATTTCTGATTTACAGAAAGATTCCAAAATTGAATTTGCGATTCGACAGCATTTAAAATTTAACTTAGAATCCTTTTACAATCTTATTGTAAAAGAACAATTTCCGTTATCTGCTAATATGAGTGCAGAAAAGGATTTTTATCGATGGAGAGTCGACACGAATCCGCTAGAGTTTGAGCCTCAAATTCAATTTGACAAACATACGGAAGGAATTACTTATACTCTGGCTTTAAAAGAAAACGAAACTTCATTTCTGCCAATGAATAAAAGTATCGATATTCTTCTGGACGAACCAGGCTGGTTGATTATTGATAAAAAATTAGGGCGTTTGAAAGAACTTAATGCTAAAAAACTTTCGCCTTTTTTAAAGAAAAAATCCATCGAAATACCTTCAAAACTAGTTGATAATTACTTTAAGAATTTCATTCCTGAAATAGCAAAAAAAATTGATATTGAAGCAACAGGTTTTGAAATTGAACTTCGTGACAAGATAATTTCCTGCACGATTCAGCCTGTTTATGATTTCTTTAAAAACTGTTATTACCTCAACCTTTATTTTGAATATAACGGATATTTATTTGACGCCAGTAAAACTAAAAAGACACATACATTTGTTGATTTTAGCGTTGCAAATGAACCGAAAATAATTCAGTTTAAACGAAATTCTGATGAAACTTTATACACCGATAAATTAAAGGAAATTGGTTTAATAAAAATCAAAAATGAATTATTCGGATTGAATTCAGATTCAGAAATTCAAGATCCATATTCTAATGTTCAATTTGTTATTAATCGTAAGGAAGATCTGGAAAGTTTAGGTTTTACTATTCACAATTTGAAACTGGAAAGCAGAGAAATTATTTCGGAAAATCATACGGTTACAACTTCAAAAGGAGAAACAAAAGAAGATTGGTTTGATATCAAAATCATCATTTCTATTGGAAGTTACACGATCAATTTCAGCGAAATTATTCTGAATATAAAAAGCAAAGAAAGACTCTTTTTATTGCCTGACGGAAATTATTTTTTGATTCCGTTAGAATGGCTGAGCAAATATAGTTCGCTGGCAAAACTTGCAAAAACAGAAAACGGAAATCTACTTTTACGCAAAACAAATTTTGCAGCTTTAGATGCAATTCCGGAAATCAAAAACGATTTAAATCCAATTCAGAAAGCTGAATATGTGGCTTCAGATTTGCTAAAAGCAACTTTGAGACCTTATCAAATTGATGGTGTAAAATGGCTTTTGGGTCATTTTAATTCGAATTTAGGCGCTTGTTTGTCCGACGATATGGGACTTGGTAAAACCTTACAAACTTTGGCTGTTTTAGTCGCGGTGCAGGAACAGTTAGGTTTTACAACCAAAACCACCAATTTTGATTTGTTTGCAAATGAAACTACAATTGAAAGAGAACCTTTAAAAACGCTGATTGTTTTACCTTCTTCATTGGTTTTTAACTGGTATAATGAAGCTGCAAAATTTACGCCTCATTTTTCTAAAATGCAGTATGTAGGCAATGACAGAAAGTTGCTTGCAAGCAGATTAGAAACATCAGATTTGATTTTTACAAGTTATAGTATTGTTCATCGTGATATTTCAATTTTAGAAAAATACAATTTCCGTTATTTAATTTTGGACGAAAGTCAATATATTAAAAACAAAGATTCTAAGATTTTTAAAGCCATTAATAAAATCAATACAAATCATAAAATCGCTTTAAGTGGTACGCCTATCGAAAATTCGCTTGACGATTTATGGTCACAAATGCAGTTTATAAATCCGGATATTTTAGGCAGTTATAATTTCTTTGCTGAAAATTTTAAGATTCCAATTGAGAAAAAACAAGACGAAAACAGTTTATCTGAATTGAAAAATCTTATTCAGCCTTATATTTTAAGACGAACCAAAGAGCAGGTTTTAAAGGATTTACCAGAATTAACGGAGCAGATTTATTATTGCGATATGGATCCTGAACAGGAAAAATTATACGAGAAAGAGAAATCAAAAGCTCGTAATTTTCTATTAAAAACAGACGGATCTGGTCCTGATAAAATTAACATTATCAATACTTTGATGAAGTTAAGACAGCTGAGTAATCACCCAAAAATGGTAGATCAGGAATCTGAAATTGACTCCGGAAAATATATTGCCGTTACTAATTATCTGGAAACTTTAGTAAAAGAGAAACAAAAAACGATCATTTTTAGTTCGTTTGTTACTAATTTGAATTTTTATACGGATTGGTGCAAGGAAAATAAAATAGGATTTTGTCAAATAACAGGTGAAACTCCAGCCAAAAAACGAGAACAGCAAGTAAATTTATTTCAGGAAAAAGAAGAGCCTTTGCTGTTTTTTATTTCTCTAAAAGCTGGTGGAGTTGGATTGAATATTACCAAAGCTTCTTACGTTTTATTCCTGGATCCTTGGTGGAATCCTTTTGCTGAAAAGCAAGGAGTTGGTCGAGCGCACAGAATTGGACAATTAAATAAAGTAAATGTTGTGAGGTTTATTTCGAAAAATACCGTGGAGGAAAAAATCATCAAACTTCAGGAAAACAAAAAACTTCTATCTGATTCACTTTTAGAAGAAAGTTATATCAACGACGAAATCGAAGTTAATCTGGAATACATCTTGGGTTCTTAA